CACCTACTCGCTGCAGTGCTCGTTGAGTTCCACCGGAGAGTTGGCCGCGGTCAGCGCCGGCGGGCAGGCGTGCGGTCTGGCGATCGCGGCGCCCGTGAGGTCGGGGTGCTCGACGATGGATCTGCCGGCGGGCGTCGGCGGCGGGGTCTTCCGCTGCTGCTTCTCCAAACCGTGAGGCGCTGCGCGAACCCGATCCGGCCGGCGCCACGCCAGCCCCTCGGGAGCGCGCCGCCGTTCGCGCGCGGGGGGCGTGTGCGTAGTGCCGTTGGTGACATCTTGGCCGGGGGCCGCGGCGGCGCAGGCGGGGGCCGTGCCGCCGAGGAGCGATTCCGCATCGGGGGCCGGGCCGTGGGTCGTGGCGTGCGGTCGCCGGGGGGACGGCCCGCGGGGGACGCCGGTGCGCGCGGCCGGCGCGACGTCTCGCCGCGCCGGTGTCCGGGAGGGCAGCGCCGGGCGCGTCTGGCGTCGACCGTCCCGGGACTTCGCACGGACGCGCACACGCGGCGCCGATGTCACAGCCGCCCGCTACAGTGTCCGCACCGTGTGGGAGCCTCGCCCCGTCGATGCGTCCGCCGTCGCCGCTCTGGCGGCCGCGCTCGACGTTCGCCCGGCGACGGCTCGCTGCCTCGCCGCCCGCGGATTCGACGTCGCCTCCGCGCGCGCGTTTCTCGATCCGCGCCTGTCGGCGCTGCGCCCGCCCGACGGGCTGGCCGACTTCGACGTCGCGGTCGATCGGCTCGCGCGGGCTGCGCGCGCGACCGAGCGCGTCGGCGTGTTCGGCGACTACGACGTCGACGGCGTCACCACCTGTGCGCTGCTCACCGGGTTCCTGCGGCAAGTCGGCGCGGCGCCGGTGCCGCGGGTGGCGCGCCGCGACGCGGGCTACGGGTTCGGCACGGCGGACGTCGCTCACTTCGCCGAACAGCAGTGCAGCGTCGTCGTCGTCGGCGACTGCGGCACGTCGGACGTCGACGCGATCGCCCACGCCCGGTCCCTCGGCATCGACGTGATCGTCGTCGACCATCACACCGTGCCGCCGGCAACCGGGCGCCACCCGGCGCTCGCGCTCATCAACCCACTGCGCGCCGACTCGACGTTCCCGTTTCGCAAGATGGCGTCCGTCGGGCTCGCGTTCTATCTGGCCGGCGCGCTGCGCACCGCGCTGGACCGCGCCGGCCATTTCACCGGCGACCGGCCGCGCCCCGACGTGCGCGACCTGCTCGACCTCGTCGCGCTCGGCACGATCTGTGACGTGGTGCCGCTGGTCGACGAAAACCGCATCCTCGCGGCGGCCGGCCTGCGCGTCGCGTCGCGGCGGCAACGGCCCGGGCTGGCGGCGTTGCTCGAGCGCGCCGGTGCGGCCGACGCGCCGGTCACCGAGCGCGTCGTCGGCTGGCGGCTCAGCCCGCGGCTGAACGCGCCGGGTCGCCTCGGCGATGCCGCGCCGGCGCTGGCCCTGCTGTTGTCGCGCGATGCGCGCGAAGCCGACCGCTGGGCCGACGCGCTCGAGGCGTGCAACGACGAGCGGCGGTCGATCCAGGCGGAGGTGCTCGCCGAGGCCGAGGCGCAGGCCGAGGCCGCGTGCGACGGGCCCGCGATCGTCGTGGCTGGCGAGGGCTGGCCCAGCGGCGTCGTCGGGATCGTCGCGGCGAAGCTCGCCGAGCGCTATCGGCGGCCGGCGTTCGCGCTCGCGATCGACCCGGACACGGGCGTCGCCCGGGGGTCGGGCCGAGCGGCCGGCGAGGTCCACCTGTATCGGGTGCTGGAAGCGTGCGAGGGCTTGGTCGACCGGTTCGGCGGCCACGCGGGCGCGGCGGGGCTCACCGTCCACCGCGATCGCATCGACGCGCTGCGCGCGGCGATCGCCGAGGCGGTCGCCGCCCAGCGAGACGGCGCCGACGCCGGCGATCCCGGGGCGACGTCGCCCGGCGACTCCGGCGACGGGGACGCCCGGAGCGACGCCTGGATCGACGCCGAGGTGACCCTCGCGGAGCTCGACGAGGGGCTCGTGGCGGAGCTGGATCGACTCGCCCCGTTTGGCGAAGGCAACCCGGAACCGGTGCTCCTCGCGCGCGGGCTCACCGTGGTCGACAGCCGCGCGGTGGGCGAGGACGGCACGCACCTCAAGCTGCGGCTGGCGGGCGCCGGCGGCCGCGAGTTCGGCGCCATCGCCTTCGGGCAGGCGGGCGACGACCCGGGCGAGGGCGCCGTGGTGGATGTCGCGTTTCGCCCGTCGATCAACGAGTGGAACGGGGCGCGCGCGGTCGAACTCGCGGTCAAACGACTGCGGCACAGCCCCGGATAGCGGCGCGGGCGTCGTGTGAGGCACCTCGCGCGTGACCGACGAGCGCTCCGTCGATGACCGAGCGGAACGGGGCGCGCGCGGTCGAACTCGCGGTCAACCGACGGCGGCACGGCCCCGGATCGTGGCGCCGGCGCCGTGTGATACAACTCGCGCGTGACCGACGAGCGCCCAGAGGACGGCGTCCCCGCGGGCGGGGCTCCGGCTGGCGCCGGCGCCGGCCGCCGCCGCGTGCGCGCCGGCGACCTCGACCCCGTGCCGCGACTGCCGCGCGGCCGGAGCATGCGGTGGGTATGGGCCGATCTGTTTCGGATCGCGTTTCTCGCGATCATGCTCGTCGCGGTCGTCGTGCTCAAAAACGACTGCGCCGAGGGCGTGTCGCGGTTCATCGGCAGCTTCGAACCGCCCACCGATGCGCCGCCGGCCGCTCGTTCCCCCGCGCCGGCCGCCCGCGATCCCAATCTCCCGGCGGACTGGCAACTCGTGCCGGCCGACGAGGTCGACCTGCGCGCGATGTTCCCGGCCGCAGCCGACGCCGGCGCGCCGGCGGCGAGCCGAACGGCGCCCGCCGATGGCGCGGCCGTCGCCGCGCCGCGATGAGGCCGCCGGCAACCGCGGCGCGCGGTGCTCTCCGCCGGGTTGCGTCCGCCCGCGCTCGGCGGGTGCGATGCGCGCCGCCGCGGCCGCCATCCACGGCGCCGGCGCCGGCGTGGCCCGGGTTCGCGGCGGACCGCTGCTGCCGCGTCGCGAGTGGCATCGCGCGGGCTGGCGCCGCGTCGCGCGCTCCCGGTCAGAATCGCCGGTGCTCGAGGCACGGCATCTGCGCGCGCCGGGTGCGCAGCACGTCGAGGTCGATCTCCGCCACCGCGATGCCGGGATGTGCCCCGTCGCACTCGGCGAGCACGCCCCCCCACGGATCGACGATCAGCGAGTGGCCGTAGCTCTCGCGGCGGTCGTTGTGGCGTCCGACCTGGGCCGGCGCGACGACGAACGCCTGATTCTCGATCGCGCGGGCGCGCACCAACACGTGCCAGTGCGCCGCCCCCGTGAACGCGGTGAACGCCGACGGGATGGCGAGGATCTCGGCCCCCTGATCGACCAGCCGCCGGTACAGCTCGGGGAAGCGCAGGTCGTAGCAGATCGACAGTCCCAACACGCCAAGCGGCGTCGCGACGGTCACGACCTCGTCGCCCGCCAGCGTCGAGTCCGATTCGCGCAGGGTGGCTCCGCCCGGGATGTCGACGTCGAACAGGTGGATTTTCCGATAGGCGGCGGCGAGCCGGCCGTCCGGCGCGAACACCACCAGGGTGTTGTAGACCTTGTCGCCGGCGGCGTCGCCCGCCGGCCGCTCGGCCATCCCGCCGCCGATGAGCCACACGCGGTGGTCGCGCGCCCACTCGCGCGTCGCCGCCAGGATCGGCCCGGGGGACGCCTCGTCGAGCACCTCCGCGATCGCGCGCTTTTGCGCTTCGTCGCGGCCCAAGAACGCATAACACTCGGGCAGGGCGACCAGGCGGGCGCCGCGGGAGGCCGCCTCGGCCACCCACCGGCGGCATTCCGCGAGGTTGCGGTCCACGTCCTCGGTCGCGCACAGCTGCACCGCGGCGACGGTCACGGTCGGCTCGGCCATCGACGCCTCGATTCTTCACGAAAACACGCGGGGCTTGCAACCCCGCCGGGAGCGTGGTAGTTGGAGTTCCACATTCTGGAACTTCCCTGGATTCTACAGGGCGGGTCCATCACCCGCCCTTTTTTATTGATGCCCACGAACTCGATCACGGCCAAACTGCTCGCCCTGTGCGAACCCGTCGTCGAAGCGGCGGGCTACGAACTCGTCGACGTCGAGTATCGCCGCGAGTCGCACGGATGGGTCGTGCGCGTGTTCATCGACCACGCCGGCGCGCGCCAGGCCGCGCCGATCGGCTTCGACGACTGCGAGCGCGTGAGCCGCGAACTCGGCCCGGTGCTCGACGTCGAGGACCCGGTGCCCCACGCGTATCACCTCGAGGTGTCGTCGCCCGGAATCAGCCGCCCGTTGCGCACCGCCGAGCACTTTCGCCGGGCGGTCGGTTCGACGGCCAAGCTCGCGCTCGACCGGGGCCTCGACGGTCGTCGCAACTTCAAGGGCGAGATCGTCGAGGTCGACGGCGACACGGTGGCGGTGCGCGTCGACGACGGCCGCGTCTATCGATTGCCGCTGGCGGACCTGCGCTCCGCCCGCTTGGTCCCCGACTGGGACGAGGTGCTCAAGACCGGCACCCGACACGTGTCGAAAGGATGAGTCACATGCAACCCAACCTCAACATGGTCATCGACCAGGTCGGCAAGGACAAGAACATCGACCGCTCGGTTCTCGTCCAGGCGCTCGAGCAGGCGATCCTCACCGCCGCAAAGAAGACGTTCGGCGCACACCGCGAATTGGAAGCGCAATTCAATGAGGAGACGGGCGACGTCGATCTGTTCCTCATCATGAACGTCGTAGACGGCGATCCCGAGCCGGGCCGCGAGATCAATATCAAGGATGCGCTGGCGCACGGGCTCGAGGCAGAGGTCGGCGACGAACTGCTGTTCCAGGTGTTCTACAAGGCCGAGCACGCCGACCGCGCCGCCGAACAAGACGCGAAGTTCGGCCCGCTGATCGACCTGCAGGGCGCCCACAAGAAGTTCGGCCGCATCGCCGCGCAAACCGCCAAGCAGGTCATCTACCAGCGGGTGCGCGAGGCCGAGCGCGACAACGTCTACAAGGAGTTCAAGGACCGCAAGGGCGAGCTCATCACCGGGACCGTGCGGCGGTTCGAGCGCGGCAACATCATCGTCGACCTCGGCAAGGCGGAGGCGGTGTTGCCGGTCCGGGAGCAAGTCCAGCGCGAGTCGTACCGCGCCGGCGATCCGATCAAGGCGTACGTGCTGGACATCGACCGGTCGGCGCGCGGCCCGCAGATCATCCTGTCGCGCACGCACAAGGGGCTGCTCGAAAAGCTGTTCGAGCAGGAGGTCCCCGAGATCTACGAAAAAATCGTCCGCATCGAGTCGTCCGCGCGCGAGCCCGGGGCGCGCGCCAAGATCGCGGTGTCGTCGCGCGACCGCGACGTGGACCCGGTCGGCGCGTGCGTCGGCATGAAGGGGTCGCGCGTGCAGGCGGTCGTTCAGGAGCTGCGCGGCGAAAAGATCGACATCGTGCCGTACGATCCGGATCCGGCGCGGTTCGTGTGCAACGCGATCGCACCGGCCGAGGTGACGCGCGTCATCATCGACGCGGAGGGCCACCGGATGGAGCTGGTCGTGCCCGATGACAAGCTGTCGCTCGCGATCGGCAAAAAGGGGCAAAACGTGCGGCTGGCATCGCAGCTCACCGGCTGGCGGATCGACATTCACTCCGAGAGCAAGATCCGCGAACTGGAGACGCGCGCCAAGCGCCAGATCGCGTCGATTGAAGGGATGGACGACGAGCTGGCGCAGGCCGTGTTCAAGCTCGGCTGGCGGTCGGTGCACGACATCGCGCATGCCGTGACGTCGGAACTCGCGGCCGTTCCCGGCATCGACACCGAGGAACGCGCGCAGGCGATCATCGACGGCGCGCGCGCGTTCATCGACGCCGAGAAGAAGCGGCAGGCAGCGGCGCGCAAGGAGGCGGAACGGCGCGCCAAACTGTCCGACAAGGACAAGCTGCTCGAGCTGCCGGGGATGACCGAGGAGATGGCCGATCGCCTCCTCGCGGCCGGCCTCACCGTCGAGCGGCTCGCGCGCGCCACCGATTTCGACGTCGTGGCCGAGGCGGCCGGCACCGACCGCAACGAGGCGCGGCGTCTGCGTCATCGCGCGGGCGTGTGGACCGGAGCGATCCCGGCCGACGCGCCGGAGCCGGAGGACGAGCCGGCGCCGCCGCCGGCCGCCGGCGCGGAACCGGAGGCAGAACAAGGCGCGGAGGCGTAATCTTCGACGATTCGCGATGACCGGCAAGCACATACCGATCCGCACGTGCGTCGGCTGTCGCCGGCGCGATGCGCAGGAGCGCCTGGTCCGCATCGCGGTCGACCAGGGGCGCCCCGTGGTCGATCCGATGCGCAAGCGGCCGGGCCGGGGCGCGTACGTCCACGCGGATCCGGTGTGCGCGACTCGCGCGGTGCGCGGCCGCGGCCTCGCTCGGGGGCTTCGGTTGGGCGGCGCGATCCCGACGGACAGTCAGCACTTGCTCCTCGACCAGTTGATGGGCGAAATAGCGATCGAATCACGGCGGCAATGAGTACCGGAGCACGAATGCGCGTTTACGAAATCGCTCGGGAAGTCGGAATCCCGAACAAGGATCTGATCATGAAGATCCGGGCCATGGGCCTCGAGGTGAACAACCACATGAGTTCCCTCGACGCCGATGACGTGGACCGCGTCAAGCGCTCGATCGAAAACGAGCGGCTTGCCAACACGGTGACGCAGCGGCTGTCGTCGACGGTGCTTCGCCGCCGCAGCAAGCGAGCGAAGGTCGCGGACGCAGCCAAGGTCGAAGCGCCCAAGACGGAGGCGCCGGTCGCGGAGCCGTCCGCCGCAGAACCGTCCGCCGCGGAGCCGTCCGCCGCCGAGGTGCCGGCGGCCACCGAGGCGCCGAAGCCGGCGGTGCGCCGCCGCGTCGCCGCCAAGCCGGTGGCGGAGCCCGAGACCGAGGCGACGCCTCCGGCCGTCGAGCCGGCCGCGCCCGCCGACGCATCCGCTCCCGCGGCTCCCGCGGCGCCCGCACAGGAGCCGCCGGCGGAGCCTGCGCCCGAGGCCGCGCCGGAGCCGGCGCCCGCGCCACCGGTCGCCGCGGAGGCGCCCGCCAAGCCGGTGGAGCCGGCGGCCGACGAGCCCGCGGCGGAGGCGGCGGTCGCGCCGGCGGCGCCCGCGGCGGGCGACGACCCGCGCAGCCGGTTCGAGCGCGAGCTGGAGCTGGCGCGCCAGCGCGCGGCTGCGCGCGAGGCCGAGCGCCAGCGCAAGAAGCAGGAGGAACTCGCGCTGTCGCGGCCGCGGCCGGACGGTCGCCCCGAGGTCGGCTCGGTGATCTCCCTGCCGATGACTCGCATCAAGATCACCGAGCGGGCGCCGACCCCGCAGGAGGCGCGGCGCCGGTTCCAACCGCAGGAGCGGCGCGGCGGCCGGCGAGCCGAGTCGCGCCACAAGCGGAAGGCGCCTCCGGGCAAGAAGGGCAAGGCGACGCAGATCACGACGCCGGCCGAGCACAAGCGCGTCATCAAGATCGAAGACAGCATCGCAGTGCAGGACCTCGCCAAGCAGATGGGCATCAAGGCCACCGAGCTGCTGCGCAAGCTGTGGTCCAGCGGCATGGTCGGCGTGAACATCAACGCGACCATCGACTTCGAGACCGCCAACATCATCGCGTCCGAGTTCGGCTACGAGGTGCAGAATGTCGCCTTCCAGGAGGAGGCAGTGCTCACCAGCGCGCCGGATCCGGAGGAGGCGTTGCGCCCGCGCCCGGCGGTTGTGACCGTCATGGGCCACGTCGACCACGGCAAGACGACGTTGCTCGATGCGATCCGAAATTCGCGCGTCGCCGCGGGCGAGGCCGGCGGCATCACGCAGCACATCGCGGCGTATCGCGTGCCCGTCCCCGACATGGGCGAGCTGGTGTTCCTCGACACGCCCGGCCACGCCGCGTTCACCCAGATGCGCGCGCGCGGCGCGCAGGTCACCGATATCGTCGTGCTCGTGTGTGCGGCCGACGACGGCGTGATGCCGCAGACGATCGAAGCGCTCAGCCACGCCAAGGATGCCGGCGTTCCGATCATCGTGGCGGTCAACAAGATCGACGCGCCGAACGCCCAGCCCGAGCGCGTGCGCCAGCAGCTTGCGGAGCACGAACTCATCCCGGAGGAGTGGGGCGGGGACACGCAGTACGTGGAGATCTCGGCGCTCAAGAAGCTGAACATCGACAAGCTGCTCGAGGCGATCGCGCTGCAAGCGGAGCTGCTCGAACTCAAGGCGAACCCGGACAAGCCGGCCAGCGGCGTCGTGATCGAGGCGCGGCTGGATCGCGCGCGCGGCCCGGTCGCCACGGCGCTCGTCCAGCAGGGCACGTTGCACGTCGGCGACATCGTCGTCGCGGGCGAGATCATGGGCAAGGTGCGCGCCATGCTCGACGACAAGGGCGATAACGTGAAGGAAGCCGGGCCGTCGATGCCGGTCGAGATCCTCGGTCTCGACGGCGTGCCGGATGCCGGCGACACGTTCCACGTCACGGACGAAAAGACCGCCAAGCGGGTCGTCGAGCACCGCCGCGACCAGAAGCGCAAGAAGGAACTGGCCGCGTCGAGCAAGCTGTCGCTCGAAAACATCATGGAGAAGATCCAGACGGGCGACCAGAAAGAGCTCAAGGTCGTGCTCAAGGCGGACGTGCAGGGGTCGGCCGAGGCGCTCAAGGACGCGCTGCAGAAGCTGTCGACCGAGAAGGTGAGCGTCAACGTGATCTCGGCCGGCGTGGGCGGGATCACGGAAACCGACGTCAACCTGGCCAAGGCGGGCGGCGCGATCATCGTCGGCTTCCACGTGCGGCCGGCGGGCAAGGCGGCCAAACACGCCGAGCAGGAGGGCGTCGAGATCAAGCTGTACAACGTGATCTACGAGGCGCTCGACGAGGTGAAGGCGGCGATGGCGGGCCTGCTGGCGCCGATCAAGAAGGAAAAGGAGGTCGGAAAGCTCGAAGTGCGTCAGACCTTCAACATCTCGAAGGTCGGTACCGTCGCCGGCTGCTACGTCACCGAGGGCAAGATCCAGCGCAAGTCGCTGTTGCGCGTCATCCGCGACTCGGTCCAGGTCTACGAGGGCCGCGTCGGGCAACTCAAGCGCTTCAAGGACGACGTCAACGAGGTCGACCAGGGCTACGAGTGCGGCCTGATGATCGACGGCTTCAACGACATCCAGGTCGGAGACATCGTCGAGGCCTACGAGATCGTCGAGGAGGCCGCGACGCTGGAGTAGCCCGTGTACGTCGGCGTGTGCAGATTGCTGCTGGCCACACCGGCGCACACCCTCAAGGACAAGCGGTCGATCCTGCGGCGCATCAAGGATCGAACCGCAGCAAAATGGAAGGTACATGTGGCCGAGGTGGACTTGCACGACGCATACAACCGGGCCGTGCTCGGGTTTGCCGTCGTTGCCGCTGACGCGCCGCACTGTGACCGCGTCCTCGACGGGGTGGCTCGCTTCATCGCCGCGCAGGGACTCGCCGACGTCGTCGACGAGGATCGCCGCGTGATGCAGTTCGACGACATCGATTTCGCCGCGGAGCAGTGGATGGAGGGGAAGTTCGAGTGAGCGGGCGCGCGAGCCAGCAGAGGCGTGCCGCCGCGATCCGCGACGAACTCGCCGCGGTCATCGCGACGGAGGTCAAGGATCCTCGAGTCCACGCGGCAGGACTCGTCGGCGTCAGCCGCGTCGAACTGAACCGCGACGGCAGCGCGGCGCGCGTGTACGTGTCGTTCGTGTCGACCGAGGACGGTCCCCGTGCCGAGGCACTCGAGGGGTTGGCCGCCGCGTCGGGGTTCCTCCGGTCGACGCTCGGCCGCCGCCTCGGGATCGGCCGAGCGCCCAAGCTGACGTTCGACTGGGACCCGACGGCCGAGGTCGCCGAACGGCTGGCCGCGGTCGTCGCGGAGGACGCGATGACGCCATTCGACCGAGCGGTCGACGTGATTCGCCGCGCCGACACGATCTTGCTCGCCACGCATCGTGGGCCGGATGGCGATGGCGTCGGCTCGATGGTCGCCCTGGCGTCGCTGTTGCGCTCGCAGGGAAAGACGCCGACTCTGTTCACTGAGGATCTCGTGCCGCGCAACCTCAAGTGGCTGCCGTTCGCGCGGTCGTTCGTGCGCACCTTGGCTGCCGACGCGCGCTTCGACGCCACGATCGTCGTCGACTGCGGCGACCCGCAACTGCTCGGCCCCGGGTTTCCCGCGCCCGAGGTGACCGGCACCGTCGTCGCGCTCGATCACCACGCGAGTCACCGTCCGTTCGGCGACGTGTTCGTCAGCGATCCGGATGCGGCGTGCGTCGGCGTGCTGGTCGCCCGCATCGCGAGACGGTTGGGTTGGCGCATCTCGAAGGAGGCGGCGCAGGGGTTGTTCGTGTCGCTCGTCGCCGACACCGGGTCGTTCAGCTACTCGAACGCCAACGCCGAGGCGTTCCACCTCGCCGCGGAACTCGTCGGCGCCGGCTACGTCGATCCGTGGGCGATCCACGAGCGAATGAACGAAAATGTGCCGGTGTCGCGCTATCGGTTGTTGGCGGCGGCCCTCGGCACGCTCGAACTGGCCGCCGATGGACGGCTGGCGTTCCTGCAGATCACCGAGCAGATGCTCGCCGACGTCAAGGCGTCGTGGGAAGACAGCGAGGGCGTCGTCAACTACGCGCGCGGCATCGCCGGCGTCGAGTGTGGTGTGCTGCTCACACCGGCCAAGGGCGGCGGAGTGCGCGTGTCGATGCGGTCCAAGGGCCGCGCGATCGATGCGGGCGCGGTATGCGCGCGACTCGGAGGGGGCGGCCACCGCGGCGCCGCCGGCTGCACGCTACCCGGCGATCTGCCGACCGCCCGCCGGGTGGTCGAAGACGCGCTCGTCGCCGCGCTCGAGGGTGCGGTACCATCGGCAGAGTGACAGCGACGCAGTGGATGTGTTGTGCGGTCGCCGCGTCGGCGATGGCCTGTGGCGGCGCCGCGTCGGAACCGGATGCGGCGCCCGGGTCGCCCGACGCGCCGGCGGCGCCGGTCGACGCGGCGGCGGCCGACGCGCCGGTGGACGCGCCGCCGCCTGACGCGCCGCCGCCTGACGCGGATCCGACCATGCCGATGCGCCTGAGCGACACGGGCCTGTACACCGATGTCGTTGCCGAGACGCTGGCCGACGGGGTGCGCGCGTATGCGCCCCGCTTCCCGCTGTGGTCGGACGGCGCGGTCAAGCGCCGCTGGGTATACCTGCCGCCCGGATCCACGATCGACACGGCCGACATGGACTTTTGGCGGTTTCCCGTCGGGACGAAGCTGTGGAAGGAGTTCGTGCGCGATGGCGTCCGGGTCGAGACGCGGCTGCTCATGAAGACGGCGCCGGATGCGTGGTTCATGATGGCCTATGCGTGGCTGCCGGACGGCTCCGATGCGATCGCAACTCCCTACGGTCAACCGGACGCTCTCGGCACCGACCACGACATCCCGAGCGTGAGTGACTGCGACAAGTGCCACGGGCGCGTGCCGGACGTGGCGCTCGGGTTTTCCGCCCTCCAACTCGACCACGCGGATGCCGGCGTGTCGCTGACGCAGCTCGCGGCCGACGGCCTGATCACCGACCCGCCCGCGGCCCCGCTCGTCGTGCCCGGCGATGCGACGGCGGCCGCGGCGCTCGGCTATCTGCACGCCAACTGCGGCACGTGCCACAACGACACGTCCGACGTGAGCGTCGAGCACGGGCTGCGCCTGTACCTCACCGTCGGCGCGCTCGGCGCCGTCGAGGACACGCCGGCGTATACGACCGCCGTCGGCGTCGCGCCGGTGCACGCGATCGCCGGGGTCACCGCGCTCATCGAGCCCGGCAACCCCGAGGCGAGCGCGGTGCACGCGCGCATGGCCACGCGCGGCCCGATCCGCATGCCGCCGATCGCGTCTGAAGTCGTCGACGGAGACGGGCTCGCTGCGGTCGACGCGTGGATCGCATCGTTGCCATGACGGCGGGCAGTGGCGTGCACGGAGTCGCGATCATCGACAAGCCGGCCGGGATGACCTCCGCGGAGGTCGTTGCGC
The nucleotide sequence above comes from Deltaproteobacteria bacterium. Encoded proteins:
- the recJ gene encoding single-stranded-DNA-specific exonuclease RecJ — protein: MCVVPLVTSWPGAAAAQAGAVPPRSDSASGAGPWVVACGRRGDGPRGTPVRAAGATSRRAGVREGSAGRVWRRPSRDFARTRTRGADVTAARYSVRTVWEPRPVDASAVAALAAALDVRPATARCLAARGFDVASARAFLDPRLSALRPPDGLADFDVAVDRLARAARATERVGVFGDYDVDGVTTCALLTGFLRQVGAAPVPRVARRDAGYGFGTADVAHFAEQQCSVVVVGDCGTSDVDAIAHARSLGIDVIVVDHHTVPPATGRHPALALINPLRADSTFPFRKMASVGLAFYLAGALRTALDRAGHFTGDRPRPDVRDLLDLVALGTICDVVPLVDENRILAAAGLRVASRRQRPGLAALLERAGAADAPVTERVVGWRLSPRLNAPGRLGDAAPALALLLSRDAREADRWADALEACNDERRSIQAEVLAEAEAQAEAACDGPAIVVAGEGWPSGVVGIVAAKLAERYRRPAFALAIDPDTGVARGSGRAAGEVHLYRVLEACEGLVDRFGGHAGAAGLTVHRDRIDALRAAIAEAVAAQRDGADAGDPGATSPGDSGDGDARSDAWIDAEVTLAELDEGLVAELDRLAPFGEGNPEPVLLARGLTVVDSRAVGEDGTHLKLRLAGAGGREFGAIAFGQAGDDPGEGAVVDVAFRPSINEWNGARAVELAVKRLRHSPG
- a CDS encoding carbon-nitrogen hydrolase family protein, whose translation is MAEPTVTVAAVQLCATEDVDRNLAECRRWVAEAASRGARLVALPECYAFLGRDEAQKRAIAEVLDEASPGPILAATREWARDHRVWLIGGGMAERPAGDAAGDKVYNTLVVFAPDGRLAAAYRKIHLFDVDIPGGATLRESDSTLAGDEVVTVATPLGVLGLSICYDLRFPELYRRLVDQGAEILAIPSAFTAFTGAAHWHVLVRARAIENQAFVVAPAQVGRHNDRRESYGHSLIVDPWGGVLAECDGAHPGIAVAEIDLDVLRTRRAQMPCLEHRRF
- a CDS encoding ribosome maturation factor RimP; translated protein: MPTNSITAKLLALCEPVVEAAGYELVDVEYRRESHGWVVRVFIDHAGARQAAPIGFDDCERVSRELGPVLDVEDPVPHAYHLEVSSPGISRPLRTAEHFRRAVGSTAKLALDRGLDGRRNFKGEIVEVDGDTVAVRVDDGRVYRLPLADLRSARLVPDWDEVLKTGTRHVSKG
- the nusA gene encoding transcription termination/antitermination protein NusA yields the protein MQPNLNMVIDQVGKDKNIDRSVLVQALEQAILTAAKKTFGAHRELEAQFNEETGDVDLFLIMNVVDGDPEPGREINIKDALAHGLEAEVGDELLFQVFYKAEHADRAAEQDAKFGPLIDLQGAHKKFGRIAAQTAKQVIYQRVREAERDNVYKEFKDRKGELITGTVRRFERGNIIVDLGKAEAVLPVREQVQRESYRAGDPIKAYVLDIDRSARGPQIILSRTHKGLLEKLFEQEVPEIYEKIVRIESSAREPGARAKIAVSSRDRDVDPVGACVGMKGSRVQAVVQELRGEKIDIVPYDPDPARFVCNAIAPAEVTRVIIDAEGHRMELVVPDDKLSLAIGKKGQNVRLASQLTGWRIDIHSESKIRELETRAKRQIASIEGMDDELAQAVFKLGWRSVHDIAHAVTSELAAVPGIDTEERAQAIIDGARAFIDAEKKRQAAARKEAERRAKLSDKDKLLELPGMTEEMADRLLAAGLTVERLARATDFDVVAEAAGTDRNEARRLRHRAGVWTGAIPADAPEPEDEPAPPPAAGAEPEAEQGAEA
- a CDS encoding YlxR family protein, whose translation is MTGKHIPIRTCVGCRRRDAQERLVRIAVDQGRPVVDPMRKRPGRGAYVHADPVCATRAVRGRGLARGLRLGGAIPTDSQHLLLDQLMGEIAIESRRQ
- a CDS encoding translation initiation factor IF-2; this translates as MSTGARMRVYEIAREVGIPNKDLIMKIRAMGLEVNNHMSSLDADDVDRVKRSIENERLANTVTQRLSSTVLRRRSKRAKVADAAKVEAPKTEAPVAEPSAAEPSAAEPSAAEVPAATEAPKPAVRRRVAAKPVAEPETEATPPAVEPAAPADASAPAAPAAPAQEPPAEPAPEAAPEPAPAPPVAAEAPAKPVEPAADEPAAEAAVAPAAPAAGDDPRSRFERELELARQRAAAREAERQRKKQEELALSRPRPDGRPEVGSVISLPMTRIKITERAPTPQEARRRFQPQERRGGRRAESRHKRKAPPGKKGKATQITTPAEHKRVIKIEDSIAVQDLAKQMGIKATELLRKLWSSGMVGVNINATIDFETANIIASEFGYEVQNVAFQEEAVLTSAPDPEEALRPRPAVVTVMGHVDHGKTTLLDAIRNSRVAAGEAGGITQHIAAYRVPVPDMGELVFLDTPGHAAFTQMRARGAQVTDIVVLVCAADDGVMPQTIEALSHAKDAGVPIIVAVNKIDAPNAQPERVRQQLAEHELIPEEWGGDTQYVEISALKKLNIDKLLEAIALQAELLELKANPDKPASGVVIEARLDRARGPVATALVQQGTLHVGDIVVAGEIMGKVRAMLDDKGDNVKEAGPSMPVEILGLDGVPDAGDTFHVTDEKTAKRVVEHRRDQKRKKELAASSKLSLENIMEKIQTGDQKELKVVLKADVQGSAEALKDALQKLSTEKVSVNVISAGVGGITETDVNLAKAGGAIIVGFHVRPAGKAAKHAEQEGVEIKLYNVIYEALDEVKAAMAGLLAPIKKEKEVGKLEVRQTFNISKVGTVAGCYVTEGKIQRKSLLRVIRDSVQVYEGRVGQLKRFKDDVNEVDQGYECGLMIDGFNDIQVGDIVEAYEIVEEAATLE
- a CDS encoding DUF503 domain-containing protein, with product MYVGVCRLLLATPAHTLKDKRSILRRIKDRTAAKWKVHVAEVDLHDAYNRAVLGFAVVAADAPHCDRVLDGVARFIAAQGLADVVDEDRRVMQFDDIDFAAEQWMEGKFE
- the rbfA gene encoding 30S ribosome-binding factor RbfA produces the protein MDGGEVRVSGRASQQRRAAAIRDELAAVIATEVKDPRVHAAGLVGVSRVELNRDGSAARVYVSFVSTEDGPRAEALEGLAAASGFLRSTLGRRLGIGRAPKLTFDWDPTAEVAERLAAVVAEDAMTPFDRAVDVIRRADTILLATHRGPDGDGVGSMVALASLLRSQGKTPTLFTEDLVPRNLKWLPFARSFVRTLAADARFDATIVVDCGDPQLLGPGFPAPEVTGTVVALDHHASHRPFGDVFVSDPDAACVGVLVARIARRLGWRISKEAAQGLFVSLVADTGSFSYSNANAEAFHLAAELVGAGYVDPWAIHERMNENVPVSRYRLLAAALGTLELAADGRLAFLQITEQMLADVKASWEDSEGVVNYARGIAGVECGVLLTPAKGGGVRVSMRSKGRAIDAGAVCARLGGGGHRGAAGCTLPGDLPTARRVVEDALVAALEGAVPSAE